The sequence AACCTCAAAGCAAAATATCATAAAGATACGGATATGACGCCGCTTGCGGAAAGCTGGGAGCTTTCTACGCATAAGGATGGGCAGAGCAGCGTTGTGACGGGCGAATATGCCGGACTGAAGTTTGCGGACTATTTAAGCCGGATCGGGAAACAGGCGCTGGGGAAGCACGCGCAGGCATTTGATGAGTTCCCTGTGCTGATCAAATTCATTGACGCAAAGCAATCGCTTTCCATACAGGTGCACCCGAGCGACGAGTATGCATTGCGCGTAGAGCATGAGTACGGCAAAACGGAGATGTGGTATATCCTGGATTGCCAGGAGGGCGCCTATCTTTATTATGGCGTTGCGCGGGAAACGACGAAAGAAGAATTAAAAAATGCGATCGAGACGGATACGCTGTGCGATCTGTTAAAGCGGGTGCCCGTCAAAAAAGGAGACGTTTTTTTTATACCGGCAGGTACGCTGCACGCCATCGGCGCAGGCATTGTGATTTGCGAGATACAGCAAAATTCCAACTCCACGTACCGCGTATACGATTTTGGGCGGCGGGATGCGCAGGGAAAGCTGCGCGAGCTGCATATCGACAAGGCGCTTGCGGTAAGCAATATGCAGCCTGCGGAAAAGCAAGAACGGGAAGAAGAATGGACGGACGAAAACGGAGCGGTGCACAGGCCGCTTGCAAGCTGCCCGTACTTTACCACGGAGCTTATTACAAGTATGGGGCGGGCGGCGGTCCAAGCGGGAGAAGAAAGCTTTGTATCTCTCGTGATTTTAGAGGGACAGGGAAGCGTGGAAAACGGCGAGGAGCGGCTTTCGTTTATGGCGGGGGACAGCCTGTTTGCGCCTGCTAAAAGCGGCGATATTATCATCGAGGGCGCGTGCATGCTCATCAAAACGACGGTATGAACGTTTATGCGGATATAATATCCGCGATTCTCAACGCCTTTTTGGTCGGAATGGGATGTCGCGATTTGATCGTGCTTGATTTTTTTTGATAAATATTGTAAAATCATATTATGGAATTTCACGAAGTTTTAGGGAGAATTGAATGAAATATTATCTGGGAATCGATCTCGGCGGTACGAACATCGCGGCGGGCGTAGTTGACGAAAATTACAATATTATCGCCCGCTACAGCATTCCGACGGGCGCGCGACGTTCGTTTGAGGAGATTGTGGCGGATATGGGGCGCGCGGCTAAGGAAGTTGCCCAAAAGGCAGGGCTTTCATTGGCGGATTTTACGTCGCTTGGCGTAGGCAGCCCAAGCTGCATTAACCCAAAGACAGGTCTGCTTGTGTTCGCGAATAACATGGGCTGGCACAATGTACCTATTATCGAGGAGCTGCAAAAGCATGTTGATCTGCCGGTGCTCGTCTATAACGATGCGGATTGCGCGGCGTTGGGGGAAGCGCTCGCGGGCGCGGCCAAGGGATATAAAAACGCCTTGATGATTACGCTCGGTACGGGCGTGGGCGGCGGGATGATTTTGGACGGCAAAATATTCAAAGGCGCTGATGGCGCGGGTTTTGAGCCGGGACATACAGTCATCGTATATGACGGGGTACTGTGTACCTGCGGGAAAAAGGGCTGTCTGGAATCGTATGGCAGCGCGACGGGGCTGATCAATCAAACCAAGGCGGCGATGGCGGCGTATCCCGAATCGTTTATGCACGAATTTTGCGGGCATGACCTGAGTCGGGTTGACGGGCGGACAGCGTTTGAATCCGCAAAGCAGGGAGATAAGGCGGCGCAGGATGTCGTCGGGCAATATATTTCTTATGTCGCGGTCGGTATCGGCAACCTGGCGACGGTACTGCGGCCGGAGATCGTCATCGTCGGCGGCGGTATCTGCAACCAGAAAGAATATCTTTTAGATCCGCTCAATGAAAAGCTGCGCGATTATGTTTTCGGCGCCGAAGACGTAGGCGCGCCCAAGGTGGTAGCGGCGACGCTGGGCAACGATGCGGGTATCATTGGCGCTGCATTGCTTGAAAAATGTATGGAATAAAAAGCCGGTAGATGAGGGAAGGTACGGAAAATGATTGCTTC comes from Christensenellaceae bacterium and encodes:
- a CDS encoding mannose-6-phosphate isomerase, which produces MSIVKLSPAFKDYLWGGENLKAKYHKDTDMTPLAESWELSTHKDGQSSVVTGEYAGLKFADYLSRIGKQALGKHAQAFDEFPVLIKFIDAKQSLSIQVHPSDEYALRVEHEYGKTEMWYILDCQEGAYLYYGVARETTKEELKNAIETDTLCDLLKRVPVKKGDVFFIPAGTLHAIGAGIVICEIQQNSNSTYRVYDFGRRDAQGKLRELHIDKALAVSNMQPAEKQEREEEWTDENGAVHRPLASCPYFTTELITSMGRAAVQAGEESFVSLVILEGQGSVENGEERLSFMAGDSLFAPAKSGDIIIEGACMLIKTTV
- a CDS encoding glucokinase — protein: MKYYLGIDLGGTNIAAGVVDENYNIIARYSIPTGARRSFEEIVADMGRAAKEVAQKAGLSLADFTSLGVGSPSCINPKTGLLVFANNMGWHNVPIIEELQKHVDLPVLVYNDADCAALGEALAGAAKGYKNALMITLGTGVGGGMILDGKIFKGADGAGFEPGHTVIVYDGVLCTCGKKGCLESYGSATGLINQTKAAMAAYPESFMHEFCGHDLSRVDGRTAFESAKQGDKAAQDVVGQYISYVAVGIGNLATVLRPEIVIVGGGICNQKEYLLDPLNEKLRDYVFGAEDVGAPKVVAATLGNDAGIIGAALLEKCME